The sequence below is a genomic window from Shinella zoogloeoides.
CAGCCGCCGCCATGGCCGCGCCCGGATTGCACGATGCCGGCCTCGCGAAGCCCGGCCATGGTGCGCCGGACGACGACGGCATTGGTGTCGAGGCAGAGCGCGAGATCGTCCGAGGTCATCGGCTCCTCGCGTTCCGCCATGTGCATGAGTGCATGAAGCACGGCGGAAAGGCGGCTGTTTCTTTTCATGTAACAATAATAGTTACGAATATCGCTGCATGTCAACACGCGCTGTCTGAAGGCATGTCAGCCGGCGTGCAGCGTCCGGTAGAGGGAAGCCGCAAAGACGAGAGCGGCCGGGATCAGCGCCGCATGCAGAATCAGGATCGCCATCAACTGTGTGCGGAACGGCTCCTTGCGGGTCTTGTGCCGCAGCAGTCGTTGCGCGGCAAAGGCGCCCAGGCTGCCGCCGAGGAGTGCGAACTGCAGCGGACGCGCTTCGGAAACGCGCCAATGGCCGTCACGCGCGGCTTCCTTGTCCCACCAGAAGACACAGAACGTCACCAGGTTGAAGAGAAGAAAAATGATGAGAAGCGTCGTCGTCGTGCCCATCGCACCCTTTTAGCCGGTCATCCTTGCGACTTGGCTAATGGCGGCGGGTCGCACCCGCTGAAAACCTTGCGCCGCCTGCCCATATGTTCTACCGAGACAGCACCGAAGACACCACAGCAAGAGCCTAAAATGA
It includes:
- a CDS encoding DUF1294 domain-containing protein; the encoded protein is MGTTTTLLIIFLLFNLVTFCVFWWDKEAARDGHWRVSEARPLQFALLGGSLGAFAAQRLLRHKTRKEPFRTQLMAILILHAALIPAALVFAASLYRTLHAG